The genomic segment GTGATTGATTTAGGCCCATAGTACATTGGTCCAGTTTGAACTCAAAGCCCAAATGTTACTACGTTTCCTCCGGTTACGTGTAAACCGGTTCAGGTCAAACTAGTGGGAATAGATAGAAGAACTCATCTAACAGAAATCATGATATGTGGTCATTATAACAAGCGAATCACACACGCTTggttccttctttctctctttcttcttcttcctatctCCCCCTCTTAGTCAGCAGCTCTAAACTACTCTGCCAGacgaaaataaaattatggCGACTTCTTCGATCACTATACCGACCATGAGAACTCCAATTCATGGATCAAAATTTCTAGGCCAAACCCATCAATTCTCAACTCCAAACCGGTCGATGTTCCCAAAGCAGCAAACAAACGTTCATCAAGTAAAGGCCATGGGTAAGTTCAATCTATGGGAAGTGATGGGAGGAAGAGGACTATGCAACGGAGAGAAAGGTATCGAGAAGGAGCTCAAGAGGAACATTGAAGAGGAACAAGAGACATCAAAGGCTGAGAACGAGAACGAGACAGAGGAAGAGAGCGATGACACCAACTTGTCATTTAAAGTACCTGAAGACGGTTTTGAGAAAGAAATGATGGGTCTCACAGGAGGATTTCCCGGTGGCGAAAAGGGATTGCAAACCTTCATTGAGAAAAACCCACCACCTCCACCAACACCACCACCCACAAAACGAGGAAGTGATGTATCCGCAGTTGCTGCAGATAAGAAACCAAAAGCGCCAGAGCTACCACTTCTCATGCCGGGGATGATCGCTATAGTCAAGAACCAGAACAGTCCTTATCACATGTATTGTGGGATTGTGCAGAGAATCACAGATGGAAAAGCTGGTGTCTTGTTCGAAGGAGGAAACTGGGACCGTCTCATTACATTCAGGCTTGAAGAGCTTGAACGAAGAGAGAAAGGTCCACCGGGTAAGAATCCAAAGTCGTGTATCCTTGAGCCTTTTATTGAACAGATTCAAAAGGAGGAAGCAGCACCATAAGTGATCTTTCCCTTCTTCTCTGTATGTAAGTTCCTGTGAATGTATATGCAACGAGATCTCTGACTGGTTCTAGAAGATCTTCATCATGTgatataaaaatgaataaacgATGAAATTCCAAACATACAGAAATAATAGTGAGTGGAATGCACCCAATCAAATGGTGAATCtgtataaaagttaaaaacttttaaaacagcAAAACGGAGTTATATAATTGTATCAAGGGTTGTGTTGTAAACATCAACCATCAGTTTCTTCTATATTCTTGgtaaagatgaagaaaaggtCCACCATTTCTCTTCAACAGATCATATTCAAGATCAGAGGCAGCCTCCCAACTGTAAAGATTTGCAGAAAAGGAGAAGTAAGTCAGAAACGGCACAAAAACTATCGCATAATAATGCAGAAAGAAACTCAAATATCGTTATTTTGGTCCATAAACTTAGTACTTGGTGTCATGATAACACCATCATAAAGTGTAATTCATATATGTCCATGAAGTAAGTTAGTAACTTACCAAAATGGCTTCCATCTCTTCGTTTGAAACAGGAGTACGCTTAGGCTGGGATGATGCCTTCCCGCCTATAGTCTTTGGGGCGTTCAAACTGGAGAAGAACAATGTATCTGCTTCATTTGCCACCACCTGAGTCTTTCCCTCCGAAGCtgcaaaattcacaaaaacaaactcTTAATACCAGCAAGTAAAAATGTCAAAGTTCATGAAGACTTCCATCAACAAACAGATcaatatcaaaaccaaaagcTAAAACATAACAACTTCCACAGCGACtcaggatttgattcaaaaaaattgataacaGACAAAGGATTAATGGCTAAACAAATCTTGTGTATCCTTAAATCTTAGGTATCTACAACACTGAATGATTCCTACGGGAATAGATCTAGGATACAAACAGATACTATCTCAGTTCTGATTCGTTACTATGGAAACCCGTACACAAAATTCTCGAATCGATGAAACGTAGACACGAAGAACGATATAAGATTCAGCATAGGATTTTTTTTgaggtaataaaaaaaaaacctgaaggGTTGAGATGACGCTGTGGGAATTTGATGCGAGGGATCCTCTTCAAACCTTGAACTAcgttcatctttcttctttctctctcgatctttCGCTCTCGTCCGGAGTTAGTAGTACCCAAAAGGAGAATGTTTTAGACGGCGACCGgaaattttctctgttttaagaCTTTTTCGAACCTTCTTTAAAGGTGGGCCACATTACGGTCGTAAGGCCCATTTAAGCATATGACCTACTTATAAAAGCCCTTCCCAATGGTTAATTTATGTCGAATATTCCTCTctaccaaaaaaaccaaactaggaatcttttgttttttctttgacacAATcccatgtttttgttttgagttttatgaGTACGTAAAACacaaagaagagaacaaaaaatgTGTAGAATGGAATcatatgtaatataattatggGCAATTCTAACAAATCAAATATGGAGGAAAATTTTGCtaactgtttttcttttatgtattttcagTATTGCTTACAAAATAACGGAATTAATGAATTTAAAATGCAATTTTgctaattgtttttcttttatgtattttatttttcagtcgCATAATCACTTCACCATTACACTGACAAATTACACCCATCCGTAAGTTATCAGActccaatttttgtttgtgatcGTTTAAATCATatgtaaagcttttttttttagtttcttttggttAAAGTAAGATATATATGTCCCCTCAAATAACatagttttgttattattagtaATGACTAATGAGATATCAGAATATGAGTGTTTGATGGACAAAGGGTAGACTAGTAGAGagactaataaaataaaatcatgactGAGTCAAGCGCAAAAAAATCTTTTAGGGGTGGTTGGTCGTAATCCACCAAAGTTTGATAAGCTTTTCAACGCGTTTTCTTGATGAGAAGTAATTATccactcttttgtttctctctatttGTCTACGCACACTACTAATTAAATAAGCAACCCTAATTATACATACggttatatataataaaacaattctaataactttttgataaaatatactaatttccCCATAAGATTTGCTAATTGTTGGTGTCGGATCTCACCTAAATATGGCTAAATCCGATCCAAGAAAAGCCCGGTGTCGTTAGAGTATTCGGCGAAATGAAGCTAGTTGAACTAATTAACATGTTTCGGAtgcatgttaaaaaaatatcgTCCTTTGGTTCTTTcgatatatttgatttttaacgAAAAATGTTTGGGATAcatgtgaaaaataaatattttgtaaacttaatGTACGTACGTAGCATTTGAATAAGAGAAAGGAACAAAGCATTGAATGTATCATCCGAGAGAATAGTGCTCAGTGGTGCGGGTAATGCAGCCTAGAGTTGGCCATAGGTGGAAACTCCGTCGGTCTTAACTGAAAATACGGTCGGGACTGTGGTGGAACTGACCGGTACATTTCACCAGTGTATGGTTGTGCTTGTCTTGCCGCCACAAACCAAGGAGGTGGGTATGGTATGGGTGTTGTAAAGCCAGGCATTGCTCGCGGAGGAGGATACACCGTTGGGGGTAAAGCAACGTTGATTAAGGGCGTTGGACTGCCGTTTTCAGCCCCTACTCCTCGATGGTGCCTATTTGGGATCGGCGCAAAAGGCTCCACCTTTGATTTACAACTTCTCTTCCCAAAGCACATCAGAAGACAACACTTTGTTggtctcttctccttcttctccattgTATTGTTTCGGTTTTGTTCCGGGGTTCTAGGAACAACATGGGAAGTGTTGTCTCCGAGACCAGAGACAAGCTCTGCCGTTTTGCCCCATTTGGTAAGCTTATCAAGCAATGTTGTTGGGTTGACGTCACCTGAGACTGTTAAGAGCCCTTGTTCTACGTTATACTCAACTGCATTCACCCCTGTTTCGAAAATAATAGTAGCTAAATCAAAATGAGCATATTTAACATTATAACTTTAACAATATTCACTAGTGGATTTATTACCAGCGACACTTAGcatctttttctttgctttttcccGGCAACCTTTGCAACATTTGAGTCCAACTCTCAGAACGCAAGTCTACAGTTGTCACACATAAAAACCTCGTTAGCAAAACTCTTAAAGGTGATGCAAAAACCTCGgaagtgaagagagagagaaaataaatactCGAACCGGTGGAGATTGGTTTGCCATTGCATAAGCAACTCAACTTGAAAACTCTAATGTAGAAGAAGGcaatgagtatatatatatgatgattgaTGAGAACGATAAGTTACTTTTCAAGTCCATAGACGTTTTGATATATTGCTGGAATTGGTGTATATTTTCCTGGATTTATATGGTTTCCTTATTCTCTTGATATCATACCcaacaaatataaccaaaatctgaatatgtatatgttatttgttactatattttcataattgatgattaccaaaaaaatgtatgGATACACTTCacaaaatttggtattttcgTAATCAAAATGTAACcccctttttaaaaagattttgagaAACGAAATCCTCACCGTCTATTAGAAACTAGAAACCGTCGCTTCTACTTATTGAGAAAACAATAACAGAGGATTTGGACTTTCTAGTAAGGGAAGATATGGGTTGTGTGagtgtgtcttaatccaatatTATCTTCCAATTTTGAGTAATGACCAAGGTCGTGTTTATTTATGTAGATTTGCATACTAAAACTTgacctatatatatagaacattgTAAATAGTTGATATGGTCGAACGTGACCTTACGCCAAAATTAGACAAGGAATCTGTGAcaaacacttttttattttttgactgtGACAAACACTTGTTTTTCgtatttgtttaatttctatTTAGTTTTGTGGATATTATTCAATTCTTACggtgtttctgtttttgtttttttgtttttttttaaagttagaCTAATTCAAAATGGAGTAATTGACCATGTCATATAAAATACCCCCAGAGGCACGGCACCATATTTACTTGTggaaagttcaaaaaaaatgtttaatagtATATAAGAACGTCTGGTAGTTGATTATTCTGATagataattattgaaaaaaagataaatgtgaCAATTTTACTCAAATGTCATTTTCAGATCATGAAGCAGCAAATGagataaaactttaaaagtcATGGACCCATGGTAAAGCTTTTTGACTGATTAATGATGCATCATAACGTCACTTTTCCTTAATGTTTACCTTTAATTCATTAGACCATAtgacttttaagttttaactgcAATCTCATGAGGAAAAATATTCAgatacttatatatatgatcGTTAGAAATCATTGATGTTCTCTGCTTAACTCAACATCGTCTGTGAAATCAAATGAACTTGTCAATTTTTAACGATCATATATCATGCatgatatatatagttaacgtaaaagatggttttttttcattttaacgACGTAAAAGATGGTTCTGATTACATTTTTTGCATAGCAAAGCAAACAAATATACGAATAAATTAAATGCTAGTATCCCACGGCAAAATGTCGTCATCTTCTTACCCCAAAGCACACTCTCCACTACGTGTCTCTAGATATATGGTATAAAGTTGGTCGCCTATATAATACCCTGCCCCATTTcaatatatagtaaaaagaacTTTCAAGATAACATAAAATTAAagtccctctctctctctctctctttgctaatagagaagatcaagaagaagaagaagaagaatgatggaTTCTTTATCAAAATGCTTCAACAGACTTCAAGAAAGGTACGAAAACGTTCTAGAAGCGAAACCTATGTACAGAGAGGACTTAGACATAACGTTGCCTCTAAATGACTCAGAGATTTCAGTAGAGTCGACCAAAAAGTCTCGGTGCTTGGATAGAGCCAAGAGGATCGACAAGTCGCTGAGGTTCGAaacagaagacgaagaagatgaacagaAGAAAAAGACTCCGGCTAAGCCACGTAAGGTTGTGAGGTTTCAGTTagagaataataaaattatcgAGCCGAAGAAGACGGTGAGGTTTGATGATGATCAGAAACTCGAACCAAAGGAGATGGCTCTGGAGGAGAAAGTGAGTTTGAATATGGTTGAAAGGGATGAAAAGGTCGTGAGGGTTAAGATCAAGATGACAAAGCAAGAAGCTCACAGGCTACTGTCGAAATACAAAAACGACAGCGTTTTCGACTTAGAGCACCTTGTGGACCAGATCGCACACGTTCCTGTTCATCAGCTTCAAGTCAATATGGTAATGGTTGGCTGTAATACTGAGCGACAATGAAATGGCTGCTGGAATAATTTTAggtttattttgcatttattttgtCATAATTTTGTAGTTTTAGTGTAGTACAATATTTTTGATAGATTAATAGAAGTAACAGGGTTTGGGGAAATATTATGTTGTTGCCTGATAAATAATGTAACAAAAGTTTGACAGTAGTGTATTCCAAAGCAAAAAAGATTGaaagaagccaaaaaaaaagaaaagaaaaaggggaATACAGAATTAGAAACAAAGCAGAGGACGTAGAAGTAGAACAAACCATGAGTTATTCCAAAGCATGGTGGAGATAAGTTGATTGAACAGAGTCAACAGACTAGTGAAGCCAAGTTCATCCATTACCCAATTATCACTATATCATTTGTTAAGTTTGTATTAACGATAACATTTCTTTACACAAACTACAATTTATTGAGATAATTGCTTTACgtttgaaccaaaaaaagggagacgattggttttttttttaattgtatagttACAAGTTAAAACTGATCTATCAAAAACATAGTCTTTATTACGatattattgtatattgatataatattgatttttactGAAAAGGTAAAcataatgattaaaatttatttgataagtttgacaaaacagagagattaatattattttgatcatCTACTCTCTGTTTCTACATGTCAGATCAGCTGGGTCATTCGTTACAGGTAGATAGTAGTATAATTTGGATGATTGTGATAATTGTTGTACGacttattaatttattcttGTAACAGTTATGTGTTGATTGTTGTGGTTGTGGGTAGGTTTCAACGAAAAGCTTAATGTAAATTAGAATTGACAATCAACTACTCACACTTTTTTAGTATTATGGGACCCTAACGCATACGCTTTTTTCTCTAATCGCaaatcaatttaaaccaaatcGAATTTTCAAATATCATCAGTGCATGTACTTCCAATTTTCTAAAGGCATTTAGATATTTCGAAGTTTTTTCTGTGGTAACTAAAACTGAATCTATGTATGTATCACGtagttaaaaccctaaattgatCTTCACCACGTTGGTAAAATGAAAAATGGATTTGTGAACACTGATCATATGAACACTAACTTtagaagcaacaaaaacaattaaactaaacttataatttatttatgttgaCAATAATAGAACCTTACATGAAAgacgaaaataaaaatacataatttcgTTGTTTCTTTGGATTTTCTCTAGGGTAAATAAGCCTTTGCTGATTTCAAACACTCTGAGACAGAACAATTCTCAGGTGAAAAAATATCCCTCGGtaataaaagggaaaaaaaaaatcagcaaaaagAACAAACTCCCCCACAGATAAATCctattttaataagaaaaataaaataaaacgaaaatttAGAAGCTCTctaagatgaaaaaaataaaaatgagaattaaAGAAAGTGATTACGAAAGTGTCTCTTCAGGCCATTCAGTGATTCTTTCCAACGACGGCCTCCACTTGCGACATGTCCGGCGAgactcctcctcttcctcagccGCCTTAGCAGCCGCTTCTCCAGCAGATCTCTCTGCCTCTAACTCCCTGAGAAAATCTCCGAAAGAAGCCAAAGTTGTTTCTCCTTTGCCTTCAACGTTGCCACCAGCGTTTAGCTGGAAGAGAATGAGTTTCTCTAACTCATCTCTTCTCAGAACAATCTTGACTTTACGATCCTTTCTCTTGTAATCTTTCTtcattacttcttcttcttcttgaaccaTCTTTGCAATGTTGTTTCCTCCCATCATACAGTttcccatttttataaaatttaaaatatatgtaatataagaacaaaaaaaaagtttctgtTTTGGGAAATACccacaaaaaaagtttgagaaagaaaaaagaaaacttgggAAATACCCAAGAAAAaaagtctttcttcttctcttttttttcttctgtgtgGGTCAAGTTGATGGAAGCTTGAAGAGTTGTATGGATCAATGTGTGATGTtgagtttatatataatgttgtgTGTTTTCTGTTTAATGATAGATGGATGACTCATCCTAAGGATGCTGATCTgttgtattcatttttttaaagactatattttatctttatttttttatttgcttataAATTCGACCAACCAAAAGTTTGTTATTCGGTTGTGAAGATgctaattttaatttagtttaattaaccatatatacaAATTGGAAtcgaaaatttaaatttagattatCAACTGAACCgtatataagaaaatgaattttatgcaatttatttaatttcaagaaaataaaaaagtatagtACTAACTTACTCCACTGcaatattttgtaaaagaaactgaaattaaCTGAAACCCTAATGATCACATCCACTGCAATAAGCTAATAAATTATGTAGTCATAGATAGATGTCTTCAATTAATGGTGATAGCGAGATTAGTAACAACATTAACGGCGATAGCTTAACTAATTAAGCTGACGAATCGTGACCTTTCAGATCTTTCAATCTGATTTGCGAGTTGTTATAAAATCTTTGATAGAAAATTACGTCGTATACTTTCTTTCCTCTCGTGTATTATAATCgacagaaaataataattaggttATAAGGTAATCGAAGTAAcgaagttcatatatatatactagctaAAAACATACTAATTCATCTAATGTCTTATGTGGGTTACGTATGAATTGTTCATGCACgcatctaaaattttaatttcaatcaaACAGACCAAAACGTAAAATTATAGTGGACATTGTACTTTACTACTTTTTAGAATGGAGAGGACATAAAAAAGGCAAGTACATGTTCTTTCTGGTTAGTTTGGTGtcttcaaaccaaaccaaaaccgtGTTAAAACCTGGCAGTCTCACATTTATACCAACCACCAAcctgtcttgttttttttttttaataaacgtCGTTAGATTCAATAATCACAAAAATAGTATACTTTAATTCGAATATAAAACTCATCTACTCCATCTCATTAAATAAGTGTTACATGTTAAATTAGCTTGTGGTTGTAGATACATTCATATTCTTTTCCCTCAAGAATTAATAGAATCCAATCATTCGTAGTATGATCTGTTTCAAACAATGTCAAACCCATTTCTTTTGAATTATTCTCTCCGGATTTTACGGaccaaaaaaaccaacaaaaccggtttttaaactcaaatcaaaaccaataaaaactgTAGCCATTTTAGACGAATTTTCAAACACCCTCGTAAGACTGCACGATATACAGTTTGAAACCGTTGTAATGGGTACGTCGTTTGCATAAGTGTGCGAAAGTGATGTGATACCAtactttattttcatttattcttataataataacatatgaTCACAAAATAATTCATGATAGTCTACATGTAGACGTAAATGTATGTCATTAACAAGCGATCTTATCAGATGATCCTATCATTAAGCACTACGCGTCATATAATAATTGGATTGCATCAAATTCTTCTTATCAATATATGAACATGAAGGAAACTTCGTGGAAACTTACAAAAGGACGACAAGTACGTGGCGGTGTCACGGGGGTTGTCGTTACTTACTCTTCTTCAAGGGGCCACGACTCACGAGCTTCCAACTTTGATcccaatatttttattaacacAACAATAACCCATGTCGACAAGAATAAACCAATAACTGAGGtgaaaaatatttggttttcatTTGCTGTCAAACAAACTTTGTGTCTTTTGGTCAGGTAGTAgtaatatttacatataatcGTAAAACTCACATGTAAACTGAATTTGGTTTTCCGAAGcccaaaattaaaatgttagtaCTTTATATGGCCtaatttataatagttttttcttcttgtaggACGTACTACTCTTCTTCTAGCATGCTCTAGCCTGTATATGTAAAGCTCTTCTTGACGGAGCTTCTTGAGTTACCAAAGGGTAGGGTATGCATGCAATCTCCAACACTCTGACCAAGGAGCATATGAGATTGAGAAAAGTGTAGACTTCCTTTGTATGTCGCAAGGGGTAGTCGCCGGTGGCAAAAGGATCATTCTGATTTGGAGAAGTTCAGAAGACtgtaattgtttatttgatCCTTACTTCAAATCTCTATGTTTTGAGTTGTTTTGATATTGGGGAATCTCTAGTAGTACAAGACATAAAAAATCTCTTACATTTAGCATGTTCAGAGCACTTCCGATTCACAGTATGATAGatagtgtttatttattttcatgggTTGGGTATCTTGCATACAGGTGAGGTGATACTTACTCCTAATGGGGTTTCTTTGTAATTCCAAATCAATGCAAAACCAGTTGAAAAAATTGGAAGTAAATAGAAGTTCTAGAAGAACTATTAGCTTATATATAATAGTCGACTGTTACACTCAAGCTACAAACTTCATACACTAAagtacaaaaaaagttttttgcaTAACTTAGAAGATAAAGATAGACCAGAGCAGAGGAACGAGGAACCTCCTCACTCCCCATTTCAAACTAACGAAACAACATATCTAAAGAAAGTTACCATGAGATGGATAAAGAGTTTTACTACCTTTAACTCCTCTCACTCCATCCTTTTGCGTTTGTTTTTCAGATTTGAAAACATTTGCTCGATATCTGCAGCTGTTATCGCCTTTGACGGCCCACCACTACCAGACtcctacaaaatcaaaaacaaaaacaaaaaagactctTAGATGAGAGAGTTCCTGAAAAatgtaatcatatattttcatagAGGTGACGATATAT from the Camelina sativa cultivar DH55 chromosome 12, Cs, whole genome shotgun sequence genome contains:
- the LOC104731079 gene encoding NAD(P)H-quinone oxidoreductase subunit S, chloroplastic, with the translated sequence MATSSITIPTMRTPIHGSKFLGQTHQFSTPNRSMFPKQQTNVHQVKAMGKFNLWEVMGGRGLCNGEKGIEKELKRNIEEEQETSKAENENETEEESDDTNLSFKVPEDGFEKEMMGLTGGFPGGEKGLQTFIEKNPPPPPTPPPTKRGSDVSAVAADKKPKAPELPLLMPGMIAIVKNQNSPYHMYCGIVQRITDGKAGVLFEGGNWDRLITFRLEELERREKGPPGKNPKSCILEPFIEQIQKEEAAP
- the LOC104731078 gene encoding uncharacterized protein LOC104731078, with product MNVVQGLKRIPRIKFPQRHLNPSASEGKTQVVANEADTLFFSSLNAPKTIGGKASSQPKRTPVSNEEMEAILLGGCL
- the LOC104733332 gene encoding uncharacterized protein LOC104733332, whose protein sequence is MLSVAGVNAVEYNVEQGLLTVSGDVNPTTLLDKLTKWGKTAELVSGLGDNTSHVVPRTPEQNRNNTMEKKEKRPTKCCLLMCFGKRSCKSKVEPFAPIPNRHHRGVGAENGSPTPLINVALPPTVYPPPRAMPGFTTPIPYPPPWFVAARQAQPYTGEMYRSVPPQSRPYFQLRPTEFPPMANSRLHYPHH
- the LOC104731080 gene encoding uncharacterized protein LOC104731080; translation: MMDSLSKCFNRLQERYENVLEAKPMYREDLDITLPLNDSEISVESTKKSRCLDRAKRIDKSLRFETEDEEDEQKKKTPAKPRKVVRFQLENNKIIEPKKTVRFDDDQKLEPKEMALEEKVSLNMVERDEKVVRVKIKMTKQEAHRLLSKYKNDSVFDLEHLVDQIAHVPVHQLQVNMVMVGCNTERQ
- the LOC104731081 gene encoding uncharacterized protein LOC104731081 translates to MGNCMMGGNNIAKMVQEEEEVMKKDYKRKDRKVKIVLRRDELEKLILFQLNAGGNVEGKGETTLASFGDFLRELEAERSAGEAAAKAAEEEEESRRTCRKWRPSLERITEWPEETLS